One part of the Treponema peruense genome encodes these proteins:
- a CDS encoding WD40/YVTN/BNR-like repeat-containing protein, which produces MKKKLLLSVAALTAAAAISFTGCESSGSSLPGAVNPQYTQKGWKSAKIVGGGMIPGIIFNTTQPGVAYVRTDMGGAYRWHPQSESWIPLTDFAGVEDYGRLGIASIATDPVEPNRVVIASGTYTNEWEQGPSQMLVSEDYGDTFTRIDMYKSDGTPLKMGGNMPGRGVGERLAIDPNDNKTVYFGSFGDGLYRSRDYGHTWEEVKSFPKKGNVYDEGFSTWSHFEHYFGIMWVLFDPASGTAGSGSKNIYVAVADTGTTIYESNDAGATWHPLAGQPDIGQDLTLPAYEPGSASKEKKHAHMTGESCSCKKYYPIKGVYSPKGELLVTYNHGFGPYSSAYWGGAIWKYNFTTKEWTDISLPKHDPDPSRVTLDRGVGSVAVDRQNPDTLVAVTLNEWWPDEYIYRSTDGGKTWDPIWYMDGYPNRVNKYTLDIKDSPWLDWGEQKALPEQNPKLGWCIADIEIDPFDSNVLMYGTGATIYGTHNLTDWDKGKRVNFTVMADGIEECAILDLISPPEGANLISGMGDIGGFVHYDLNKASTMIVNPNIAGVNSLDYAQEDPYFIVRMGDGKLMYTEDGGDNWSPVGKFLEGADKGWSGVTAVSPDTSVIVWAPGNLVANWSDDLGRTWTECKGLPAGAKVVSDRVNSKKFYAFGNDGKTDTFYASEDAGKTFTAVNTTWNTSSRNRTSWDLTAVIGCEGHLWFAAGEAGLYHSEDGGKNWTSIKGFDNAMIIGLGKAKDKDSYQSLYTNSKINGKYGIYRSDDKGATWIRINDDKHQFGAANSTITGDPRIYGRVYLGTNGRGIMYRDLD; this is translated from the coding sequence ATGAAGAAAAAGTTATTGTTGTCGGTTGCAGCATTGACGGCTGCAGCTGCCATTTCGTTTACAGGATGTGAAAGTTCCGGTTCATCTTTGCCCGGTGCCGTAAACCCGCAGTACACCCAGAAGGGATGGAAGAGTGCAAAGATTGTCGGCGGAGGAATGATTCCGGGTATTATTTTTAACACAACACAGCCCGGTGTTGCTTACGTCAGAACAGATATGGGAGGAGCCTACCGCTGGCATCCGCAGAGTGAAAGTTGGATTCCTCTTACAGACTTTGCGGGCGTAGAAGATTACGGACGACTTGGAATTGCAAGTATCGCAACTGATCCTGTAGAGCCCAACCGCGTTGTCATTGCTTCCGGTACATACACGAACGAATGGGAACAGGGACCGTCGCAGATGCTCGTTTCTGAAGATTACGGCGATACATTTACAAGAATCGACATGTACAAGAGCGACGGAACTCCGCTCAAGATGGGCGGCAACATGCCTGGACGCGGAGTCGGTGAACGCCTTGCAATAGACCCCAACGACAACAAGACAGTTTACTTCGGAAGTTTCGGTGACGGACTTTACCGCAGCCGTGACTACGGACATACATGGGAAGAAGTAAAATCTTTCCCAAAAAAGGGAAATGTCTATGACGAAGGATTTTCCACATGGTCACACTTTGAGCACTACTTCGGAATTATGTGGGTTCTTTTTGACCCTGCATCGGGAACAGCAGGTAGCGGTTCTAAAAACATTTATGTTGCCGTAGCAGATACCGGAACAACAATTTACGAGTCAAACGACGCTGGTGCAACCTGGCATCCTCTTGCCGGCCAGCCCGACATTGGACAGGATCTTACTCTTCCTGCATACGAACCTGGTTCCGCCTCGAAAGAAAAGAAACATGCGCACATGACAGGTGAAAGCTGTTCCTGCAAAAAGTATTATCCAATTAAGGGCGTTTATTCACCCAAGGGAGAACTTCTTGTAACATACAACCACGGATTCGGTCCGTACAGTTCTGCTTACTGGGGTGGAGCTATCTGGAAGTACAACTTTACTACAAAGGAATGGACAGATATTTCACTTCCAAAGCATGATCCTGACCCGAGCCGCGTTACACTTGACAGAGGTGTAGGTTCTGTTGCCGTTGACCGCCAGAATCCCGACACACTTGTTGCCGTTACCCTTAACGAATGGTGGCCTGACGAATACATATACCGTTCAACTGACGGCGGAAAAACCTGGGACCCCATCTGGTACATGGACGGATACCCCAACCGCGTAAACAAGTACACTCTTGACATTAAGGATTCACCGTGGCTTGACTGGGGCGAACAGAAGGCACTTCCTGAGCAGAACCCCAAGCTTGGCTGGTGTATTGCCGACATCGAAATAGATCCTTTTGACAGCAATGTACTTATGTACGGAACAGGTGCCACAATTTACGGAACACACAATCTTACTGACTGGGACAAGGGCAAGAGAGTTAACTTTACTGTAATGGCCGACGGAATCGAAGAATGTGCAATTCTTGACCTTATAAGCCCACCTGAAGGTGCAAACCTCATTTCCGGAATGGGAGACATAGGCGGTTTCGTTCACTATGATCTTAACAAAGCATCTACAATGATTGTTAACCCGAATATTGCAGGCGTAAACAGCCTTGACTATGCGCAGGAAGATCCATACTTCATCGTAAGAATGGGTGACGGAAAACTTATGTACACAGAAGACGGCGGCGACAACTGGTCTCCTGTAGGCAAATTCCTTGAAGGTGCAGACAAAGGCTGGAGCGGTGTAACAGCAGTTTCTCCTGATACTTCTGTAATAGTATGGGCACCGGGAAATCTTGTTGCCAACTGGTCAGATGACCTTGGACGCACATGGACAGAATGCAAAGGGCTTCCTGCTGGAGCAAAGGTTGTTTCAGACCGTGTAAACAGCAAAAAATTCTATGCATTCGGAAACGACGGAAAGACAGACACTTTCTATGCAAGTGAAGATGCAGGAAAGACATTTACTGCCGTAAATACAACATGGAATACAAGTTCAAGGAACCGTACTTCATGGGATTTGACTGCAGTAATCGGATGTGAAGGACACCTTTGGTTTGCAGCAGGTGAAGCAGGACTTTATCACAGTGAAGACGGCGGAAAAAACTGGACTTCAATAAAGGGATTCGATAATGCAATGATTATCGGTCTTGGAAAAGCAAAGGATAAGGATTCCTACCAGTCTCTTTACACCAACTCAAAGATTAACGGCAAATACGGAATCTACCGCTCTGACGATAAGGGCGCAACATGGATCCGCATAAACGATGATAAACATCAGTTTGGTGCCGCCAACTCTACAATAACTGGAGACCCGAGAATTTACGGCCGCGTATATCTCGGAACAAACGGACGTGGAATCATGTACCGCGATCTTGACTAG